One Acidiferrobacter thiooxydans DNA window includes the following coding sequences:
- a CDS encoding riboflavin synthase — protein MFTGLIQSRGTVVQRVARATGARLTIDAPEWAVNGWVLGESIAVNGVCLTLVEGSASGFCADLSAETLARTALSSLRPGHALNLERALKVGESLGGHLVTGHVDGVATVLRLERDGDGRRLALEIPQALTRYVARKGSLCVDGVSLTVNAIEGTVAHFAIVPHTLSATTLGGLVPDAPVNIEVDLIARYLERLLPEFMGRP, from the coding sequence ATGTTTACAGGATTGATCCAAAGCCGCGGCACGGTCGTGCAGCGCGTCGCGCGCGCGACCGGGGCCAGGCTGACCATTGATGCGCCGGAGTGGGCCGTTAATGGCTGGGTGCTCGGTGAGAGCATTGCCGTAAACGGTGTGTGCCTTACCCTCGTGGAGGGTTCGGCATCGGGTTTCTGTGCCGACCTGTCCGCGGAGACCCTGGCGCGTACGGCCCTGTCGTCCCTGCGGCCGGGGCATGCGCTCAACCTTGAGCGCGCCTTGAAGGTGGGGGAGTCGCTGGGCGGACATCTGGTCACGGGGCATGTCGACGGGGTGGCCACGGTCCTACGGCTCGAGCGCGACGGGGATGGGCGGAGATTGGCACTCGAGATCCCGCAGGCCCTGACGCGCTACGTGGCACGCAAAGGGTCGTTATGCGTGGATGGCGTGAGCCTCACGGTCAATGCCATAGAGGGCACCGTTGCGCATTTTGCTATCGTACCCCATACGCTTTCGGCCACGACGCTAGGTGGGCTCGTCCCGGACGCGCCGGTGAATATCGAGGTGGATCTGATCGCTCGCTATCTGGAGCGTCTGCTGCCGGAGTTCATGGGGCGACCGTGA
- a CDS encoding protein kinase domain-containing protein yields the protein MEPHRTGRNEPRASLIEPGRTLGPYLVLSTLSCGPRSVVYMAQDLSLDRPVALKTAPRGAISVIAEGRVLARFGHPHIVTLHGLWSEPSVLILEYLVGETLKARRERVGTLAEDRVAQWIQEVLSALEAVHGQGLAHGAIRADNIFLTTDQRIKLLDFRQTSLGESPPTPADDVRAAGRLMQELLGAEAGTLTDVVRGALLGRYPTARALRLAVAAAHRSDDTDTAAVDTGPREPAPPPDQPADGRMAPAAPTTGAFAAALSAAELSDLFDEPSINPMLPAFHERPGWGRPLAGRKRLGLAVALVVALVLLGVKLGWPHRQAALQPVAHMAHTVVRMAHGVMPKGARPRSTISPAARPATTPARPGTAHPKTVIRPGAYAALAHAWGG from the coding sequence ATGGAACCGCATAGAACCGGCCGCAATGAACCACGCGCCTCACTGATTGAGCCCGGGCGGACCCTGGGTCCCTATCTGGTGTTGAGCACCCTGTCTTGCGGGCCGCGCAGTGTAGTCTACATGGCCCAGGACTTGAGTCTGGACCGGCCCGTAGCCTTGAAGACCGCCCCCCGCGGCGCCATCTCGGTGATCGCCGAGGGGCGGGTGCTCGCGCGCTTTGGCCATCCCCATATCGTCACCCTGCACGGCCTGTGGTCCGAGCCCTCGGTCCTGATCCTCGAATACCTGGTCGGCGAGACCCTGAAGGCCCGCCGTGAGCGCGTCGGGACGCTGGCCGAGGATCGTGTGGCACAATGGATACAGGAGGTCTTGAGCGCACTCGAGGCGGTTCATGGTCAAGGGCTCGCCCACGGAGCGATCCGCGCCGACAACATCTTTCTCACCACCGACCAGCGTATCAAGCTCCTGGATTTCCGGCAGACGAGCCTCGGCGAGTCCCCGCCCACCCCGGCTGACGATGTGCGCGCCGCAGGCCGCCTCATGCAGGAACTCCTCGGGGCCGAGGCCGGGACTTTGACAGACGTCGTGCGCGGGGCGCTCCTGGGACGCTACCCCACCGCCCGCGCCCTACGCCTGGCGGTGGCCGCTGCCCACCGGTCGGATGACACCGATACAGCCGCCGTGGACACGGGGCCCCGGGAACCCGCGCCACCACCCGATCAGCCGGCCGACGGCCGCATGGCCCCCGCGGCGCCGACCACCGGCGCATTCGCCGCCGCCCTGTCGGCCGCCGAACTCTCCGACCTCTTCGACGAGCCGTCGATCAACCCGATGCTGCCGGCCTTCCACGAACGGCCCGGTTGGGGACGGCCACTGGCCGGGCGCAAACGCCTGGGGCTTGCGGTCGCGCTCGTCGTGGCCCTGGTACTGCTCGGGGTCAAGCTCGGATGGCCCCATCGCCAGGCGGCCCTGCAGCCGGTCGCGCACATGGCCCATACGGTCGTGCGTATGGCCCATGGCGTGATGCCCAAAGGTGCTAGGCCTCGCTCGACGATAAGCCCCGCGGCGAGGCCGGCTACCACCCCGGCACGCCCTGGTACCGCCCACCCCAAGACTGTCATACGCCCGGGAGCCTATGCCGCATTGGCGCACGCTTGGGGCGGTTAG
- the ribBA gene encoding bifunctional 3,4-dihydroxy-2-butanone-4-phosphate synthase/GTP cyclohydrolase II, giving the protein MPISPISEIIDELKAGRMVVIMDDADRENEGDLLMAAEAVTPEAINFMVRHGRGLVCLTLTPERCQRLGLEPMVKENGSRYATHFTASIEAAEGVTTGISAADRAATIRAAIAPQAKARDLVSPGHIFPIMARRGGVLARAGHTEAGVDLARFAGFEPAAVICEILKDDGEMARQPDLERFAAEHHLKIGTIADLIHYRLQHHSSVHRLDERLIETVHGSFRQVAYHDDIEDRVHLALVCGEIDAQPLPVRVHVQESLLDLVSDVHAPSWTLAGALRHVAAAGRGVVVLLDQPAPTASTLARLKSPIPEPVAPLGAGREIMRTVGLGSQILLDLGVRKMQVLGHPRKTPGLAGFHLEVVEYVTPRGKE; this is encoded by the coding sequence ATGCCTATAAGCCCTATCTCCGAGATCATAGACGAACTCAAGGCCGGCCGCATGGTGGTCATCATGGACGACGCCGACCGTGAAAACGAAGGCGACCTTCTGATGGCCGCCGAAGCGGTCACGCCCGAGGCCATCAATTTCATGGTACGCCACGGGCGCGGTCTCGTCTGTCTGACCTTAACCCCAGAGCGCTGCCAAAGGCTGGGGCTCGAGCCCATGGTCAAGGAGAATGGTTCGCGTTATGCGACACACTTCACCGCCTCCATAGAGGCCGCCGAGGGCGTGACCACCGGCATCTCCGCTGCCGACCGGGCCGCCACCATTCGCGCCGCCATCGCCCCGCAGGCCAAGGCGCGCGATCTCGTGAGCCCCGGCCATATATTTCCGATCATGGCCCGACGCGGCGGCGTCCTGGCGCGCGCCGGCCATACCGAGGCCGGTGTCGATCTGGCCCGTTTCGCGGGCTTCGAGCCGGCCGCGGTCATCTGTGAGATCCTGAAGGATGATGGCGAAATGGCCCGTCAGCCGGATCTCGAGCGCTTCGCGGCCGAGCACCACCTGAAAATCGGCACGATCGCTGACCTCATTCATTATCGCCTACAGCATCATTCCAGCGTACACCGCCTGGATGAGCGGTTGATCGAGACCGTCCACGGGTCGTTCCGGCAGGTGGCCTACCACGATGACATCGAGGACCGCGTCCATCTGGCGCTCGTATGTGGCGAGATCGATGCCCAGCCGCTGCCGGTACGCGTGCACGTCCAGGAGAGCCTCCTGGATCTCGTGAGCGATGTCCATGCACCGTCGTGGACGCTTGCCGGCGCCTTGCGTCATGTCGCGGCCGCCGGGCGTGGGGTGGTGGTGTTGCTGGATCAGCCGGCGCCCACGGCGTCGACACTGGCGCGCCTCAAGAGTCCGATCCCGGAACCGGTGGCCCCCCTCGGCGCGGGGCGTGAGATCATGCGCACCGTGGGTCTTGGGAGCCAGATCCTGCTGGATCTCGGGGTGCGCAAGATGCAGGTCCTGGGGCACCCGCGCAAGACGCCGGGTCTCGCCGGGTTTCATTTGGAGGTCGTGGAATACGTGACACCCAGGGGGAAGGAATGA
- the ribE gene encoding 6,7-dimethyl-8-ribityllumazine synthase produces MSSERVIDGSLVAGEARFGIVLARFNAFVGERLLEGALDTLRRHGAAPESITVVRVPGAFELPLAAQAMAEAGVYEGLVALGAVIRGATPHFDFVAGECVKGLAQVGLKTGVPVALGVLTTDTVAQAIDRSGAKAGNKGAEAALSILEMVDVLRRLRHS; encoded by the coding sequence ATGAGTAGCGAGCGCGTGATCGATGGATCGTTGGTGGCGGGGGAGGCGCGCTTTGGCATCGTCCTGGCGCGTTTCAATGCCTTCGTGGGCGAACGCCTTCTAGAGGGGGCGCTCGATACCCTGCGCCGCCACGGGGCGGCGCCCGAGTCCATTACCGTGGTGCGCGTACCTGGGGCCTTTGAATTGCCGCTAGCCGCCCAAGCGATGGCGGAGGCGGGTGTCTACGAGGGCCTCGTGGCGCTGGGCGCGGTCATCCGCGGCGCGACGCCCCACTTTGATTTCGTGGCCGGGGAATGCGTGAAAGGGCTCGCGCAGGTCGGCCTTAAGACCGGCGTCCCGGTGGCCTTGGGCGTACTGACCACCGATACCGTCGCCCAGGCCATAGACCGGTCGGGGGCCAAGGCCGGCAACAAGGGGGCCGAGGCCGCCCTGTCGATCCTGGAGATGGTCGACGTCCTGCGCCGCCTGCGACACTCATGA
- the nusB gene encoding transcription antitermination factor NusB, translating into MAADRPAPHDIGRLFLRDPESTGGVDEAYFAELIREVPVHVEELDGLLSAHLDRAIAEVDPVERAILRIGAYELCYRLEIGPRIVLNEAVELAKRYGGEAGHKFVNAVLDGVAKVVRAPGGRR; encoded by the coding sequence GTGGCAGCTGACCGCCCAGCCCCCCATGACATAGGCCGGCTATTTCTACGCGATCCGGAGAGTACCGGTGGCGTCGACGAGGCCTATTTCGCAGAACTGATCCGCGAGGTACCGGTGCATGTGGAGGAGCTCGATGGTTTGCTGAGCGCGCACCTCGATCGCGCCATTGCCGAGGTCGACCCGGTCGAGCGCGCCATCCTGCGCATCGGTGCCTATGAGTTGTGTTATCGTCTCGAGATCGGCCCGCGGATCGTATTGAACGAAGCGGTGGAGCTTGCCAAGCGTTACGGGGGTGAGGCCGGCCACAAGTTCGTGAACGCCGTGCTCGACGGCGTGGCCAAAGTCGTGCGCGCCCCCGGGGGGCGCCGTTGA
- the thiL gene encoding thiamine-phosphate kinase, with protein MDEFDLIEEFFTRPARHAEVVLGVGDDAALLTLAGAANTLAVTTDTLIEGVHFLPSAPGFDVGYKALAVNVSDLAAMGACPLAFLLSLTLPAVDRRWLAGFRDGLFALADAVGLDLIGGDTVRGPLAVTITALGTVAPGTALRRDGARPGDRVYVSGLLGEAALGFFLRAGRLSLPPEFQESVLARLDRPWPRIHEGQALIGIASAAIDISDGLVADLGHILKASGVGARLDLRRLPLSDAYDAAFPTLGYDPALVFGDDYELCFTVPPERVPALAGVASRLMCGLHYIGDIVAGAGLTLHDGQGAYTPARAGYNHFDDAGSL; from the coding sequence GTGGATGAATTCGATCTCATAGAAGAGTTCTTTACGCGCCCGGCGCGGCACGCGGAGGTGGTCCTCGGGGTCGGCGATGATGCCGCCCTGTTGACCCTGGCCGGGGCCGCGAACACGCTTGCCGTGACCACCGACACCCTGATAGAGGGCGTGCATTTTCTGCCGTCGGCCCCGGGTTTTGATGTCGGCTACAAGGCGCTCGCGGTGAATGTGAGTGATCTTGCGGCCATGGGCGCGTGCCCCTTGGCGTTTCTTTTGAGTCTGACCTTGCCTGCGGTCGATCGCAGGTGGCTTGCCGGTTTTCGTGACGGCCTCTTTGCGCTCGCCGATGCCGTGGGTCTCGACTTGATCGGTGGCGACACCGTACGCGGACCGCTTGCGGTGACCATCACTGCGCTTGGTACCGTGGCGCCGGGGACAGCGCTACGCCGCGATGGGGCGCGACCGGGCGATCGCGTCTACGTCTCGGGCCTGTTAGGGGAGGCGGCGCTCGGCTTTTTCCTGCGTGCCGGACGCCTGTCCTTGCCGCCCGAGTTCCAGGAGTCGGTGCTGGCCCGGCTCGACCGTCCGTGGCCGCGGATCCATGAGGGGCAGGCGCTGATCGGTATCGCCTCGGCGGCCATCGACATCTCTGACGGGCTGGTTGCCGATCTCGGCCATATCCTGAAGGCGAGCGGCGTGGGCGCGAGGCTGGATCTGCGCCGGCTGCCCCTGTCCGATGCCTACGACGCGGCGTTCCCGACCTTGGGCTACGATCCCGCGCTGGTCTTCGGAGATGATTACGAGCTCTGTTTTACGGTACCGCCCGAGCGCGTGCCGGCCTTGGCGGGGGTCGCATCACGCCTGATGTGCGGCCTGCATTACATCGGCGATATCGTCGCCGGCGCGGGGCTTACCCTGCACGATGGTCAGGGCGCCTATACGCCGGCGCGCGCCGGCTACAACCATTTCGATGATGCGGGATCGCTTTAG
- a CDS encoding phosphatidylglycerophosphatase A: MMRDRFSVWWATGLGVGWSPRAPGTMGSLVALALWWPAGSWGLRLYAVLLAAAIIIGVPVTARAARVLGRQDPPMVVWDEVAGMGVALFAVPHQVLWFAVAFGLFRLFDIVKPFPIARLEALPGGYGIMFDDVWAGLYAALLVHGGLWMASGTP, translated from the coding sequence ATGATGCGGGATCGCTTTAGTGTGTGGTGGGCGACCGGCCTCGGGGTAGGTTGGTCGCCCCGTGCCCCGGGCACCATGGGCTCGCTGGTGGCGCTCGCGCTGTGGTGGCCGGCCGGGTCCTGGGGGCTTCGACTCTATGCCGTATTGCTCGCCGCCGCGATCATTATCGGTGTGCCGGTCACGGCGCGCGCGGCCCGGGTCCTCGGGCGGCAGGACCCGCCGATGGTGGTTTGGGATGAGGTCGCGGGGATGGGTGTGGCCCTGTTTGCGGTTCCGCACCAAGTCCTTTGGTTTGCGGTGGCCTTTGGCCTGTTCCGGCTGTTTGATATCGTAAAGCCGTTTCCGATCGCGCGCCTCGAGGCCTTGCCGGGCGGCTATGGCATCATGTTTGACGATGTATGGGCCGGCCTCTATGCCGCGCTCCTGGTCCACGGAGGCCTATGGATGGCAAGCGGCACGCCCTGA
- a CDS encoding CinA family protein, with product MDGKRHALIRTLAAAVGARLAAAGQTVTVAESCTGGLLAAALTDVPGSSAWFGYGFVTYAPEAKHRLLGVAWERLDGNTIVSEATALSMARGALAVSGADIAIGVTGIAGPTGGTPECPVGTVAIGWAADGWEHAATHRFTGDRSAVRAQAVVAALDGLQGRLGPAFPG from the coding sequence ATGGATGGCAAGCGGCACGCCCTGATCCGGACCCTGGCGGCCGCGGTCGGCGCGCGATTGGCGGCTGCAGGACAGACGGTAACCGTCGCCGAGTCCTGCACCGGCGGCCTGTTGGCCGCGGCCCTGACCGATGTCCCTGGCAGTTCGGCCTGGTTTGGTTATGGGTTCGTGACTTACGCACCCGAGGCCAAGCACAGGCTGCTGGGAGTCGCCTGGGAGCGCCTGGATGGGAACACCATCGTCAGCGAGGCCACGGCCCTGTCGATGGCGCGCGGGGCGCTTGCGGTGAGCGGTGCCGATATCGCGATCGGCGTTACCGGGATTGCCGGGCCCACGGGCGGGACCCCGGAGTGCCCGGTGGGCACGGTGGCGATCGGTTGGGCCGCAGACGGCTGGGAACACGCCGCGACCCATCGTTTCACCGGGGACCGTTCGGCGGTGCGCGCGCAGGCAGTGGTGGCGGCCCTGGATGGCCTTCAGGGTCGGCTGGGGCCCGCTTTTCCTGGCTAG
- the recA gene encoding recombinase RecA, protein MDVNKGKALSAALGQIEKQFGKGSVMRLGDAGEVSAVAAVPTGSLGLDMALGIGGLPRGRVVEIYGPESSGKTTLTLHVVAQAQKAGGTAAFIDAEHALDPAYAKRLGVNVDDLLVSQPDSGEQALEITDMLVRSGGVDVVVVDSVAALTPKAEIEGEMGDSHVGLQARLMSQALRKLTGNIKRSNTLVIFINQIRMKIGVMFGNPETTTGGNALKFYASVRLDIRRIGTIKRGEEVIGSQTRVKVVKNKIAPPFRQCEFDILYDQGVSKEGELIELGVASNLVEKSGAWYSYGGERIGQGKDNARQYLRDNPTIAADLEAKLRASFMTKPAGTSGDDLVPDGGDDV, encoded by the coding sequence ATGGATGTCAACAAGGGCAAGGCCTTGAGCGCCGCTCTCGGTCAGATCGAAAAGCAGTTCGGGAAGGGGTCGGTCATGCGGCTCGGCGATGCCGGCGAGGTATCGGCGGTCGCGGCCGTGCCTACCGGATCACTGGGGCTCGATATGGCGCTCGGCATCGGCGGCCTGCCGCGGGGCCGGGTGGTCGAAATCTACGGCCCGGAGTCGTCGGGCAAGACCACCTTGACCTTGCATGTCGTGGCGCAGGCCCAAAAGGCCGGGGGTACGGCGGCGTTCATCGATGCCGAGCACGCCCTCGACCCGGCCTATGCCAAGCGTCTAGGGGTGAATGTCGATGATCTCTTGGTGTCGCAGCCGGATTCGGGCGAGCAGGCGCTCGAGATCACCGATATGCTGGTGCGCTCCGGCGGAGTGGATGTAGTGGTCGTCGACTCGGTGGCGGCGTTGACGCCCAAGGCCGAGATCGAGGGCGAGATGGGTGACTCGCATGTCGGGTTGCAGGCGCGACTCATGTCGCAGGCCTTGCGCAAGCTCACGGGTAATATCAAGCGCTCGAACACGCTCGTGATCTTCATCAACCAGATCCGCATGAAGATCGGGGTGATGTTTGGCAACCCCGAGACCACGACCGGGGGTAACGCCCTCAAGTTCTATGCCTCGGTCCGTCTGGACATCCGTCGCATCGGCACCATAAAGCGTGGCGAAGAGGTGATAGGTAGCCAGACGCGCGTCAAGGTCGTGAAGAACAAGATCGCCCCGCCCTTCCGGCAATGCGAGTTCGATATCCTCTACGATCAAGGCGTGTCGAAGGAGGGTGAACTGATCGAGTTGGGGGTGGCCTCGAATCTGGTGGAGAAGTCCGGGGCCTGGTACTCGTATGGAGGCGAGCGCATAGGCCAGGGCAAGGACAATGCGCGTCAGTATCTGCGCGACAACCCGACCATTGCCGCGGATCTGGAGGCGAAGCTCCGGGCATCGTTCATGACCAAACCCGCGGGGACATCGGGCGATGACCTGGTGCCTGATGGCGGGGATGATGTGTGA
- a CDS encoding regulatory protein RecX, with translation MNAGREPASRYGLALLARRDYSRQELIERLCRRGYSAAEAADAAAELAASRALSDERYAAERVRGRVAQGMGPVRIVVELRAKGVSAEIIAAALAPEEGAWAARAAAARTKRFGMAIPEDRRERARQARFLQARGFRHEDIIFAVDAQQD, from the coding sequence GTGAATGCAGGGCGTGAGCCTGCGAGTCGCTATGGCCTGGCGCTGCTTGCGCGGCGCGATTATAGCCGGCAGGAATTGATCGAGCGCCTGTGTCGACGGGGTTATAGCGCCGCCGAGGCGGCAGACGCCGCCGCCGAGCTCGCCGCCAGCCGGGCGCTTTCCGATGAACGCTACGCGGCCGAACGGGTCCGCGGGCGCGTCGCCCAGGGGATGGGGCCTGTGCGTATCGTGGTGGAGTTGAGAGCCAAGGGGGTGTCGGCCGAGATCATAGCCGCGGCACTCGCCCCGGAAGAGGGGGCATGGGCCGCGCGGGCGGCGGCTGCGCGCACCAAGCGCTTTGGGATGGCGATCCCGGAGGATCGCCGCGAGCGCGCGCGCCAGGCGCGTTTCCTGCAGGCGCGAGGCTTTCGCCACGAAGATATTATTTTTGCGGTGGATGCGCAGCAAGACTGA